Proteins encoded by one window of Engraulis encrasicolus isolate BLACKSEA-1 chromosome 23, IST_EnEncr_1.0, whole genome shotgun sequence:
- the ankdd1a gene encoding ankyrin repeat and death domain-containing protein 1A, which yields MEDDLVSEDDILLRSEKEFHDAAKRNDTERMQELMKKGVDITAKNKLDRKALHWAAGAGSEEALKLLLEHDTEVDDADSFGMTALLLASWFGHLKILQTLVAAGAKLNAENKDGLKLLHCASQRGHIHVLEYIMEDLEDTRLDAVDKSGKTALHLAAEHGQLGVVDFLIGMGCTHTLKDKEENAVQHLASRGGHPEVLQKTMDIAEDIDDKNIDGLTALHVAVMGQHYECVKLLLDAGCNVNALTNRGVNALYFAAQQGFSREAQLLLEAGSHSNTVDNLQLTAPLHLAVLNNHSEIVKLLVDAECELDIPDKRQQTALHIAAEHGRQAMAEMILLAGVNLKLLDKQGKSCLDVAARANHVNLVDMIIKADRFYKWEKDQLANEVCDPLAGRVLTFRQDHRPETAHLRSVLWRLATRYLGVGEWKLLADIWGFTDAHMLAIEQQWTGSKSYKEHGHRMLLIWLHGVMVAGDNPIKGLYEGLVDIERLDLAESVRQKANADPDSPKKCNAM from the exons Gaacaaa ctggacAGGAAGGCGCTCCATTGGGCGGCCGGAGCAGGAAGTGAAGAGGCCTTGAAGCTGCTACTGGAACACGACACGGAGGTGGACGATGCAGacagc TTTGGCATGACTGCTCTTCTCCTGGCCTCCTGGTTTGGACATCTGAAGATTCTGCAGACGCTGGTGGCCGCAGGGGCCAAGCTGAACGCTGAAAAcaag gatgGGTTGAAGCTTCTCCACTGTGCTTCTCAGCGTGGTCACATCCACGTGCTGGAGTACATCATGGAGGACCTGGAGGACACCAGACTGGACGCAGTGGACaag agtggtaAGACAGCGCTCCACCTGGCTGCAGAGCATGGACAACTGGGGGTGGTGGACTTCCTAATCGGgatgggctgcacacacacactcaaggacaag gaggagaATGCAGTTCAGCATTTGGCCTCTAGAGGGGGGCATCCAGAGGTTCTGCAGAAGACCATGGACATCGCTGAGGACATCGATGACAAAAACATT gatggCTTGACAGCGCTGCATGTAGCTGTGATGGGGCAGCACTATGAGTGTGTCAAGCTGCTACTGGATGCTGGCTGCAACGTCAACGCACTAACAAAT agGGGTGTGAATGCTCTGTACTTTGCAGCCCAACAGGGTTTCTCCAGAGAGGCCCAGCTGTTACTAGAGGCAGGCAGCCACTCCAACACAGTAGACaac ctccagTTGACTGCCCCTCTCCACTTGGCGGTGTTGAATAACCACTCAGAGATCGTCAAGTTACTAGTGGATGCTGAGTGTGAGCTGGATATTCCAGATAAG CGGCAGCAGACGGCATTGCACATTGCTGCTGAACACGGCAGGCAAGCCATGGCCGAAATGATCCTGCTCGCCGGAGTCAACCTCAAACTGCTCGACaag cagGGGAAGAGTTGTCTGGATGTGGCTGCCAGAGCTAACCATGTGAACCTGGTGGACATGATCATCAAAGCGGACCGCTTCTACAAATGGGAGAAG GACCAGTTAGCTAATGAGGTGTGTGATCCTCTAGCGGGCCGAGTGCTGACGTTCAGACAGGACCACCGACCGGAGACGGCACACCTCAGATCTGTACTGTGGAGACTAGCCaccag gtATCTGGGTGTGGGGGAGTGGAAGCTTCTTGCAGACATATGGGGCTTCACCGACGCACACATGCTCGCTATCGAACAGCAGtggacag gcagtaaGAGCTATAAAGAGCACGGCCATCGGATGTTGCTGATCTGGCTTCACGGGGTGATGGTTGCCGGGGACAACCCCATCAAGGGACTCTACGAGGGACTGGTGGACATCGAGAGACTGGACCTAGCag AGAGTGTGCGTCAGAAGGCCAATGCAGACCCGGACTCTCCAAAGAAGTGCAATGCCATGTAA
- the spg21 gene encoding maspardin, which produces MHREVLEMEEIKVSPDYNWFRSSVPLKRIIVDDDDSKVWSLYDAGPKSIRCPIIFLPPVSGTAEVFFQQVLALTGWGYRVISLQYPVYWDLLEFCDGFRKLLDHLQLDKVHLFGASLGGFLAQKFAECTHKSPRVHSLILCNSFSDTSIFNQTWTANSFWLMPAFMLKKIVLGNFAKGPVDPKMADAIDFMVDRLESLNQSELASRLTLNCQNSYVEPHKIKDVAVTIIDVFDQSALSNEAKEEMYKLYPNARRAHLKTGGNFPYLCRSAEVNLYIQIHLRQFHGTRYAAINPAMVSAEELEVQKVQLDHNHDSEEDQQDF; this is translated from the exons atcatcgtGGATGATGATGACAGTAAGGTGTGGTCGCTGTACGACGCGGGGCCCAAGAGTATCCGCTGCCCCATCATCTTCCTCCCGCCCGTCTCCGGCACGGCTGAGGTCTTCTTCCAGCAAGTGCTCGCTCTCACGGGCTGGGGCTACCGCGTCATCTCG cttcagTATCCTGTGTATTGGGATCTGTTGGAGTTTTGCGATGGCTTCCGGAAGCTTCTAGACCATTTACAACTGgacaag gtccaCCTGTTTGGTGCGTCTCTGGGGGGCTTCCTGGCTCAGAAGTTTGCGGAGTGCACCCACAAATCCCCCCGAGTGCACTCGCTCATCCTCTGCAACTCCTTCAGCGACACCTCCATATTCAACCAGACATGGACTGCCAACAG ttTTTGGTTGATGCCGGCCTTCATGCTGAAGAAGATAGTTTTGGGGAATTTCGCCAAAGGACCAGTGGACCCCAAAATGGCCGATGCCATAGACTTCATGGTGGATcgg ttGGAGTCTCTGAATCAGAGTGAGTTAGCCTCGCGGCTAACGCTAAACTGCCAGAACTCCTATGTGGAGCCGCACAAGATTAAAGATGTGGCTGTTACCATTATCgac gtgtttGACCAGAGTGCCCTCTCTAACGAGGCTAAGGAGGAGATGTATAAACTGTACCCCAACGCCAGACGTGCGCACCTCAAGACTGGAGGCAACTTCCCTTACCTGTGCAGGAGCGCAGAGGTCAACCTTtacatacag atCCACCTGCGGCAGTTCCACGGTACGCGCTATGCTGCCATCAACCCAGCCATGGTGAGCGCTGAGGAGCTGGAGGTGCAGAAGGTCCAGCTGGACCACAACCACGACAGCGAGGAAGACCAGCAGGACTTCTAG